From Stenotrophomonas maltophilia, a single genomic window includes:
- a CDS encoding DUF2058 domain-containing protein, which yields MAKPNALQEQLLKAGLAKKSQASAAASAQAKARQGKAESTSAEVQREAERARAEKVERDRALAAERNAQARQAEQKAQARQIISTHAVPHKGDDEYRFSDGAAIRTLLIDPKLRKALSVGVLVIVAHGEGYALLPRAAAEKVRERAPEAIIVDHGQPGSTAEISTGNAEDDAYYAQFQVPDDLVW from the coding sequence ATGGCAAAGCCCAACGCGCTGCAGGAACAATTGCTCAAGGCCGGCCTGGCCAAGAAGTCGCAGGCCAGCGCCGCCGCGAGCGCGCAGGCCAAGGCCCGCCAGGGCAAGGCCGAATCGACCTCGGCCGAGGTCCAGCGCGAAGCTGAACGCGCCCGCGCCGAGAAGGTCGAGCGCGACCGCGCACTGGCCGCCGAGCGCAATGCCCAGGCCAGGCAGGCTGAACAGAAGGCGCAGGCCAGGCAGATCATCAGCACTCATGCCGTGCCCCACAAGGGCGATGATGAGTACCGCTTCAGCGACGGCGCGGCGATCCGCACCCTGCTGATCGACCCCAAGCTGCGCAAGGCACTGTCGGTGGGCGTGCTGGTCATTGTCGCGCACGGTGAAGGCTATGCGCTGCTGCCGCGTGCCGCCGCCGAGAAGGTGCGTGAACGCGCCCCGGAAGCGATCATCGTCGACCACGGCCAGCCGGGCTCGACCGCCGAGATCTCCACCGGCAACGCCGAGGACGATGCCTACTACGCCCAGTTCCAGGTGCCCGACGACCTGGTCTGGTAA
- a CDS encoding M48 metallopeptidase family protein — protein MAVMKYLTGYPEPLVAQVSELLAQGKLGPWLQQRYPDPHEVRSDRQLYDYTQELKDRYLRKSVPLNKVCYDNTLEVIKHALGTHTAISRVHGGRLKASREIRIATVFRQAPAAFLRMIVVHELAHLKEADHNKAFYQLCQHMEPDYLQLEFDTRLYLTELVNRGQR, from the coding sequence ATGGCAGTGATGAAGTACCTCACCGGCTATCCCGAACCCCTGGTCGCCCAGGTGAGTGAACTGCTGGCGCAGGGCAAGCTCGGCCCCTGGCTGCAGCAGCGCTACCCGGACCCGCACGAGGTGCGCAGCGACCGCCAGCTGTACGACTACACCCAGGAACTGAAAGACCGTTACCTGCGCAAGTCGGTGCCGCTCAACAAGGTCTGCTACGACAACACGCTGGAAGTGATCAAGCACGCGCTGGGCACCCACACCGCCATCTCTCGCGTACACGGCGGTCGCCTCAAGGCCAGCCGCGAGATCCGCATCGCCACCGTGTTCCGCCAGGCGCCGGCGGCATTCCTGCGCATGATCGTGGTGCATGAGCTGGCCCACCTGAAGGAAGCCGACCACAACAAGGCTTTCTACCAGCTGTGCCAGCACATGGAGCCGGACTACCTGCAGCTGGAGTTCGATACCCGCCTGTACCTGACCGAGCTGGTCAACCGCGGCCAGCGCTGA